One Choristoneura fumiferana chromosome 25, NRCan_CFum_1, whole genome shotgun sequence genomic region harbors:
- the LOC141442367 gene encoding uncharacterized protein, protein MVVFTCGHCGESVQKPKVEKHYMTKCRNRAYNLSCMDCFKDFLGNDYEAHTKCITEEERYSGKGFVAKEKKGEKKQNVWVEMLQEVLEEQRNAPANVRRIIETVSKHNNTPRKKPKFINFVKNVCGQKTNVNDMNQAWDMIAVKLAELSVKSAQNRPQSQKKDEENDDKEEKDDKSIEEQNGVENETVEDDKKDAETEETSDKKSKKQRKEEKKRKKYEAQLQSAAQPAEEEVEEIQLTKKEKKKKNRAESVSNADAEELNEEDNKIKKRKRQDTVNGVPESKDSAEIETENVVNDGPVSKATQKKKKIKSNEETDESICLHDQNVAKIGDLDIRKDKFDWHAVIMSVLDKKGEMQFKRLQKKVLGEYSEATGQEIDDRIADKFIKKLKSAPNVRVDKNRVFIMD, encoded by the exons ATGGTCGTGTTCACATGTGGCCATTGCGGGGAGTCGGTACAGAAGCCTAAAGTGGAGAAACATTATATGACAAAATGTAGGAACAGGGCATACAATTTGTCATGTATGGACTGTTTTAAAGACTTTCT CGGTAATGACTATGAAGCCCATACAAAGTGCATAACTGAAGAGGAAAGATATTCTGGTAAAGGTTTTGTGGCGAAAGAGAAAAAAggtgaaaagaaacaaaatgtaTGGGTGGAAATGCTGCAGGAAGTCCTTGAAGAGCAACGAAATGCGCCAGCTAATGTAAGAAGAATTATTGAGACTGTTAGCAAACACAACAATACACCTCGGAAGAAACCAAAATTCATCAACTTTGTCAAGAATGTTTGTGGCCAAAAAACCAATGTGAATGATATGAATCAAGCATGGGATATGATTGCAGTTAAACTTGCTGAATTATCTGTAAAGAGTGCTCAGAATAGACCTCAAAGTCAAAAGAAAGATGAGGAGAATGATGACAAGGAAGAAAAGGATGACAAGAGTATTGAAGAACAAAACGGAGTTGAAAATGAGACAGTAGAAGACGATAAGAAAGATGCAGAAACTGAAGAAACAAGTGACAAGAAATCTAAAAAACAACGCAAAGAAGAGAAAAAGCGCAAGAAATATGAAGCCCAGCTGCAGAGTGCTGCTCAACCAGCTGAAGAGGAGGTAGAAGAAATCCAGCTGactaaaaaagagaaaaaaaagaaaaatcgtgcagaATCAGTCAGTAATGCTGATGCCGAAGAATTGAATGAAGaagataacaaaattaaaaagcgAAAGAGGCAAGACACAGTCAATGGGGTGCCAGAATCGAAAGACTCTGCTGAAATAGAGACAGAAAATGTTGTGAATGATGGTCCAGTTAGCAAAGCAACtcagaaaaagaagaaaatcaAGAGTAATGAGGAAACTGATGAAAGCATCTGCCTCCATGATCAGAATGTGGCTAAGATTGGAGACTTAGATATTAGGAAGGATAAATTTGACTGGCATGCTGTAATCATGTCTGTCCTTGATAAGAAAGGGGAAATGCAATTCAAGAGGCTTCAAAAGAAGGTTCTTGGAGAATATTCTGAAGCTACAGGGCAAGAGATTGATGATAGAATTGCTgataaatttattaagaaattgAAAAGTGCTCCTAATGTTAGGGTTGACAAGAACAGAGTTTTTATTATGGactaa